The following proteins come from a genomic window of Larimichthys crocea isolate SSNF chromosome III, L_crocea_2.0, whole genome shotgun sequence:
- the dlg5a gene encoding disks large homolog 5a isoform X1: MEPKHKELLDQCHQNLLESITDADRVIELLIVSGTLSQLDRFELDQNCSSSAEKVDHLLKMLMNKESDHFLDLCVALEKAYPDLYAALFGNNGGGPVDHSTGSTYSVLSTMPSDSESSSSLSSVGSPVNGEASSPPPAINDNRPSGDNLDTILFQLRQVTRERDELRKRLALASPGTTFDDCRPNSKASHDYERLKSQCMRAMADLQSLQNQHTKTLKRCEEAVKEADFYHMLHSRVLGEQTQLKEEMETLRRDNAQLVREHNHLKQNCEELKRLHGQDQKELADLRLQQQQVMREKGSSEVLNKLYDTAMDKLEGVKKEYDALSKRYSEKVANHNTDLSRLEQAEEENRRLQKQMDALLKQRDSAMHYQQQYSTSMRRFDSVQQELNKSSAQNKELQREMERLQSEVTRYKNLQLKAAKDCEKYKEERDSVFNEYRLIMSERDQVIKELDKLQTELEAAEARLKNTSSERVVASEELEALRQELNSSLVDRDRAICERNELLEKYCHEVKDKAEAQKELSQACKDIEMVREERDVARKERTEAIIQRDQLLREYYQARQKQDSATLDMERANKEIEMLRKQYEAMSQELKEATQEAEVAKCRRDWAFQERDKIVAERESIRTLCDNLRRERDRAVSDLADALRNLDDMRKQKNDALRELKELKEKMESQLEKEARFCQLMAHSSHDSAIDTDSLEWETEVVEFEKDRDDMDLKALGFDIAEGVNDPYLPGDCGIFVTRVDKGSIADGRLRVNDWLLKINDMDLTNKDRKQVVKAVLNGGGLINMLVRRRKSLGGRLVTPVHINLVGHKDSGIGLESGVFVTAIVQGSPAAREGSLTVGDRLIAINGIALDNKSVTECEALLRSCRDSLSLSLMKFFPHSTSGQNIFESLRESSEKSNGRIHLSEIHSRNSRNLKHNSSTQTDIYCPDVGSTSTSSISGERRKVRGESDDVYGDISKPFSTGSLHATSLRPASDLGTGRYGPSAFQECCPYTKAPNSLPFDPVSPSDCITMEATLEKKHSGGTWPKMMVGGMSVAPDNTSPVTAAAQLSIYKSPKQRKSIFDPDTFKRPETPSSKMEYMAANQIAAVATAAASHSPQPSKTESLSSSSTPTPTPPTPPTRSDSFKFKHKHQSSSASDCTITSDGKGEAAISMAAGESRERSERERDRNGNHYFLDGKVLTSRKSCDEDIGRNRGEEPEVKRPRPKSAPALRRRMTPQTITFPTFQSYSNDEHSPEPRDMLRSSPSRSHRHSVGFVPTVYNGSLPPNSAHRGLSPCPAVTAVMRNPVYTVRSHRVHTSNCPSVASQICHQHTHTSPQHQGRLSLDLSQQKRTSDYSESSSSRSSRASHGTNSLPSSARLGSSNNVHYRTERIKIPSTPRYPRSMLGSDRGSLSHSECSSPSLITPPQSPLNLETSSFASSQSQGSISTLPRISVSPVPIGERRKDRPYLEEPRNVIVHKGAEPLGISIVSGENGGIFVSKVTGGSIAHQAGLEYGDQLLEYNGINLRNATEQQARLIIGQQCDTITIMAQYNPHMYQLGNHSRSSSRLEPVSTQSTPQGSGAATPDTHSTIDTLSEQDEGTLTPSSKQTTPTTSPRNFIRMPSDGGKKAGEPRLVTVRRPGVEVGVTLCGGNLRGVYIESLDEDSPARGADGLLSGDLILEYNSVNMKNKTAEEVYVEMLKPAETVTLKVQHRPAEFSMLKDVPGDGFYIRALYDRVGEAEGDLSFKKDDILYVDESLPKGSFGTWMAWQLDENAQQIQRGQIPSKYMMDQEFYRRHSVTEMKEDSSKTLSAAARRSFFRRKQKHKRSSSKDSKEMVALDTISTDSIPFLDDCVSLAYQRVQKVECTSPRPVLILGPLTDPVKEMLVKESPGKFCRCVLEVMKASQQAIERGVKDCLFIDYKRRSGHFDVTTVASIKEITDKGCHCLLDIAPHAIERLHSVHIYPIVVFVRYKNAKQIKEQKDPVYLRDKVSQKHSKEQFDSAQKIEQEYSKFFTGIVQGGTLPYICTQIMTIVDQEQSKVLWTPLGCP, from the exons GTTCCACATATAGCGTCCTCTCCACGATGCCCTCTGACTCAGAAAGCAGCAGCTCCCTCAGTAGTGTTG GTTCGCCTGTCAACGGTGAAGCGTCCTCCCCACCCCCAGCCATTAACGACAACCGGCCATCAGGTGACAACCTGGACACCATCCTGTTCCAGCTCCGTCAGGTGACCAGGGAGAGGGATGAGCTCCGTAAGCGCCTGGCGTTGGCATCGCCCGGGACCACCTTCGACGACTGCAG GCCAAATTCCAAAGCCAGTCATGACTATGAGCGTCTGAAAAGTCAGTGCATGAGGGCCATGGCAGATCTGCAGTCTCTCCAGAACCAGCACACCAAAACACTCAAGAGGTGCGAGGAGGCTGTAAAAGAGGCTGACTTCTACCA CATGCTGCACAGCCGCGTCTTGGGAGAGCAGACACAgctgaaggaggagatggagacacTCAGGAGGGACAACGCCCAACTTGTCCGAGAGCACAACCACCTAAAACAGAACTGCGAAGAGCTGAAACGACTGCATGGTCAAGACCAGAAAGAGCTGGCAGACCTCCGGCTGCAGCAACAGCAG GTAATGAGAGAGAAGGGCTCTTCAGAGGTCTTAAACAAACTGTACGACACCGCCATGGACAAGCTGGAGGGGGTAAAGAAGGAATATGACGCCTTGAGCAAGCGCTACAGCGAAAAGGTGGCTAACCACAACACGGACCTGAGCCGCCTGgagcaggcagaggaggagaaccGAAGACTGCAGAAACAAATGGATGCGTTGCTCAAACAGCGAGATTCGGCCATGCACTACCAGCAGCAGTACTCCACCTCGATGAGGAG GTTTGATTCGGTGCAGCAGGAGTTGAACAAGTCCTCAGCTCAGAACAAGGAgctacagagagagatggagcggCTGCAGTCAGAGGTGACCCGCTACAAGAACCTGCAGCTGAAGGCAGCCAAGGACTGTGAGAAGTACAAGGAAGAGAGGGACTCCGTGTTCAACGAGTACCGTCTCATCATGAGTGAGCGGGACCAGGTCATCAAAGAGCTGGACAAGTTGCAGACGGAGCTGGAGGCAGCGGAGGCCCGACTGAAAAACACCTCGTCAGAGAGGGTGGTGGCCAGTGAAGAGTTGGAGGCACTCAGACAG GAGTTGAACTCGTCACTGGTGGACCGCGACAGGGCCATCTGCGAGAGGAATGAGCTGCTGGAGAAATATTGCCACGAGGTGAAGGACAAGGCCGAAGCTCAGAAGGAGCTGAGCCAGGCTTGCAAGGACATCGAGATGGTCCGGGAGGAGAGGGACGTAGCACGCAAGGAGAGAACCGAGGCAATCATTCAAAGGGATCAGCTGCTCCGAGAGTACTATCAAGCCAGACAG AAACAAGACTCAGCCACCCTGGACATGGAACGAGCCAATAAGGAGATTGAGATGCTGAGGAAACAGTATGAGGCCATGTCCCAGGAGCTGAAGGAGGCCACACAGGAGGCTGAGGTGGCCAAATGTCGACGGGACTGGGCCTTTCAAGAGAGGGACAAAATAGtggcggagagagagagcataag GACTCTGTGTGATAACCTGCGGCGGGAGCGGGACCGGGCGGTCAGCGACCTGGCCGATGCCCTGCGTAATCTTGACGAcatgaggaaacagaaaaatgatgCGCTGCGAGAGCTCAAAGAACTGAA agaaaagatggagagcCAGCTGGAGAAGGAGGCCCGGTTCTGTCAACTAATGGCCCACAGCTCTCACGACTCAGCCATCGACACAGACTCCCTCGAGTGGGAGACAGAGGTGGTGGAGTTTGAAAAAGACAGG GATGACATGGATTTGAAGGCACTTGGATTTGATATCGCTGAGGGGGTAAATGATCCGTATTTACCAGGAGATTGTGGAATATTTGTTACAAGAGTGGACAAAGGAAGTATCGCAGATGGAAGGTTAAG AGTAAATGATTGGTTGTTAAAGATTAATGACATGGACCTGACCAATAAGGATAGGAAGCAGGTGGTGAAGGCTGTCCTTAACGGTGGAGGATTGATCAACATGTTGGTACGAAGAAGGAAGTCTCTGGGAGGAAGGCTTGTCACTCCTGTTCACATCAACCTTGTGGGGCACAAAG ACAGTGGGATCGGCCTTGAGAGTGGTGTATTTGTCACGGCCATTGTGCAGGGTAGTCCAGCAGCCAGGGAAGGTTCGCTCACAGTTGGAGACAGACTGATCGCT ATAAATGGCATTGCTCTGGATAACAAATCTGTGACAGAGTGTGAGGCTCTGTTGAGGAGCTGCAGGGACTCTCTTAGCCTCTCTCTCATGAAG TTCTTCCCTCACAGCACATCAGGCCAGAACATCTTTGAGAGTCTGCGTGAGTCATCAGAAAAGTCCAATGGGCGCATTCACCTGTCCGAGATTCACTCACGGAACAGTCGCAACCTCAAACACAACAGCTCGACACAGACTGACATCTATTGTCCTGATGTTGGCAGCACCAGCACAAGTAGCATCTctggggagaggaggaaggtcCGAGGTGAATCCGATGACGTTTACGGTGACATCAGCAAGCCGTTCTCCACAGGTTCCCTGCACGCCACTAGCCTTCGGCCGGCCTCCGACTTGGGCACTGGTCGCTATGGTCCCAGTGCTTTCCAAGAGTGCTGTCCCTACACAAAGGCACCTAATTCCTTGCCCTTCGACCCTGTCTCACCCTCAGACTGCATTACAATGGAGGCGACCTTGGAGAAGAAGCACAGTGGGGGCACGTGGCCCAAGATGATGGTGGGAGGTATGTCAGTCGCACCAGATAACACCAGCCCAGTCACAGCCGCAGCCCAGCTCTCCATCTACAAATCGCCCAAGCAGAGGAAGTCCATCTTTGACCCGGACACTTTCAAACGCCCTGAAACACCTTCCTCTAAGATGGAGTACatggcagccaatcagattgctGCAGTAGCCACCGCTGCAGCTTCCCACTCCCCACAGCCTTCCAAGACCGagtccctctcctcctcatctacCCCTACCCCAACACCTCCAACCCCACCCACTCGCAGTGACTCATTTAAGTTCAAACACAAGCATCAAAGCAGCTCAGCCTCGGACTGCACGATCACCTCAGACGGCAAGGGAGAGGCTGCCATCTCCATGGcagcaggagagagcagagagaggagcgagcGGGAAAGAGACAGGAACGGAAACCACTATTTCCTGGACGGCAAGGTCCTGACCTCGAGGAAGTCGTGTGACGAGGACATCGGCCGAAACAGAGGGGAGGAGCCAGAGGTGAAGAGGCCGCGTCCTAAATCTGCCCCCGCCCTTCGACGTAGGATGACCCCACAGACCATCACTTTTCCGACCTTCCAA AGCTACTCTAACGATGAGCACTCACCAGAGCCCAGGGACATGCTGCGTTCCTCCCCGAGCCGCTCCCACAGGCACAGTGTCGGCTTCGTCCCCACAGTCTACAATGGCTCCCTACCTCCCA ATTCAGCCCACCGGGGTCTGTCTCCGTGCCCCGCTGTGACTGCCGTCATGAGGAATCCAGTGTACACCGTGCGCAGTCACCGCGTTCATACCAGCAACTGTCCATCCGTCGCCTCCCAGATATGTCACCAGCACACTCACACCAG cCCACAACACCAGGGTCGTCTGAGCCTGGATCTGAGCCAGCAGAAACGCACAAGCGACTACTCTGAATCCTCATCGTCACGTAGCAGCAGAGCTTCACACGGTACAAACTCACTGCCCTCCAGCGCACGGCTCG GTTCTTCCAATAATGTCCATTACCGCACAGAGAGGATCAAAATCCCTTCCACTCCCCGGTATCCCCGCTCCATGCTCGGGTCAGACAGAG GCTCCCTCTCGCACTCTGAGTGTAGCAGTCCCAGTCTCATAACGCCTCCACAATCGCCACTCAATCTGGAGACCTCCTCTTTTGCCAGTAGCCAATCACAAGGCTCCATTTCCACTTTACCTCGGATCTCAGTCAGCCCTGTGCCAATAGGGGAGCGCAGGAAAGACAG GCCGTACTTGGAGGAACCCCGCAATGTTATTGTGCACAAAGGTGCGGAGCCTCTGGGCATCTCCATCGTCAGCGGGGAGAACGGAGGGATCTTTGTCTCCAAAGTCACTGGAGGTAGCATCGCCCACCAGGCAGGATTGGAGTATGGAGACCAATTACTGGAG tATAATGGCATCAACTTGCGGAACGCTACAGAGCAACAAGCTCGCCTCATCATCGGCCAGCAGTGtgacaccatcaccatcatggCCCAGTATAACCCACACATGTACCAGCTGGGCAACCACTCTCGCTCCAG CTCCCGTCTGGAGCCAGTCAGCACTCAGTCGACTCCCCAGGGGAGCGGCGCCGCCACGCCCGACACTCACTCCACTATCGATACACTCAGCGAACAGGACGAGGGCACACTCACCCCCTCTTCCAAGCAGACCACACCCACTACCAGCCCCCGCAATTTCATCAG AATGCCATCTGATGGTGGCAAGAAGGCAGGTGAGCCACGGCTTGTGACGGTGCGCAGGCCTGGGGTGGAGGTTGGAGTCACACTCTGCGGAGGGAACTTAAGGGGCGTCTACATAGAGAGTCTGGATGAGGACAGTCCAGCCAGAGGCGCTGATGGGCTGCTCTCTGGGGACCTCATTCTGGAG TACAACTCGGTGAATATGAAGAATAAGACGGCAGAAGAGGTTTACGTTGAGATGCTGAAGCCTGCAGAGACGGTCACCCTCAAGGTGCAGCATCGGCCAGCTGAGTTCAGCATGCTCAAAGATGTCCCAGGAGATGGCTTTTATATTAG AGCACTTTACGACCGGGTGGGGGAGGCCGAGGGGGACCTCAGTTTTAAGAAGGATGACATCCTGTACGTGGATGAGTCTTTACCAAAGGGCAGCTTTGGGACCTGGATGGCCTGGCAGCTAGATGAGAACGCACAGCAGATCCAGAGGGGGCAGATCCCCAGCAAGTACAT gaTGGACCAAGAATTTTACCGTAGACACAGCGTGACAGAAATGAAGGAAGACTCCAGTAAgactctctctgcagcagcccGCAGATCCTTCttcaggaggaaacagaaacacaagcgCAGCAGCTCCAAAGACAGCAAAGAGATGGTGGCTCTGGACACCATCAGTACAGACTCCATCCCCTTCCTTGACG ACTGTGTGAGCCTGGCATACCAGCGGGTCCAGAAGGTGGAGTGCACCTCTCCCCGGCCTGTACTCATCCTAGGGCCGCTCACTGACCCCGTCAAGGAGATGCTGGTCAAAGAGTCTCCTGGGAAGTTCTGCAGATGTGTACTTG AGGTGATGAAGGCATCTCAGCAAGCTATCGAGCGTGGCGTCAAAGACTGCCTCTTCATCGACTACAAGCGCAGGAGTGGCCATTTTGATGTGACCACCGTAGCCTCTATAAAGGAAATAACAGATAAG GGCTGTCACTGTTTGCTCGACATTGCCCCGCACGCTATCGAAAGGCTCCACAGCGTTCACATTTATCCAATTGTTGTCTTTGTCCGCTACAAAAACGCCAAGCAGATCAA GGAGCAGAAAGATCCGGTTTATCTGCGGGACAAAGTATCCCAAAAACATTCCAAGGAGCAATTTGACAGTGCACAGAAGATAGAGCAAGAATACAGCAAATTCTTCACAG GTATTGTCCAAGGCGGCACCCTCCCTTACATTTGCACTCAGATCATGACAATAGTTGATCAGGAACAAAGTAAAGTCCTGTGGACTCCACTTGGCTGCCCCTAG